One window from the genome of Pseudonocardia hierapolitana encodes:
- the pheT gene encoding phenylalanine--tRNA ligase subunit beta, producing the protein MRVPLSWLAEHIGDVEVPPADETAEAFVRVGLEIEDVHEPPELTGPIVVGRVLEFEVLDGLKKPIRWCQVDVGENVRGIICGAANFAAGDLVVVALPGAVLPGPFPISSRKTYGHVSDGMIASARELGLGSDHAGIMVLPPGTAEPGDDALPLLGRDDPVVELAITPDRGYCFSVRGLARELAGSLDVDFADPAARVDVPAADGDAWPVELPDPGCARFVARRVDGVDPAAPSPWWMQRRLLAAGMRPISLIVDVTNYVMLELGQPLHAYDAGRVSGPIVVRRAQAGEKLVTLDDVERTLDPDDLLITDDSGPIGLAGVMGGASTEIATAGGRSDGTAPGEDGRIDVLIEAAHFQQAVIARAARRHKLPSEASKRFERVVDPQLPPVAAERAAQLLVEHGGGTLAPGRTDAGAAPQAAPVRMPIDLPDQVAGLTYAPGATVRRLAQIGCAVDLVTGDDGRARVVALPPSWRPDLTQPADLVEEVLRLEGYDAIPSVLPPAPAGRGHTPGQERRRAVSRALAEAGYVEVEPFPFVGPAAWDAFGLPADDVRRRTVHVLNPLDAERAELATTLLPGLLDTLVRNRSRGTGDLALFHVGQVVLPHAEPKPMPDPDVSGRPSDAELAQIEAALPVQPLHVAAVLAGEREQRGWWGPGRAAGWADAVQAARLVGQAAGVELRVTAATLPPFHPGRCAALRVGDWVVGHAGELHPKVVEALGLPERTCAMELDLDAIPLTDRRPAPKVSPYPPIAVDVALVTDAAVPAADVADTLHDGGGDLLEDVRLFDVYTGEQVGAGRRSLAFTLRFRAPDRTLTSEEANEARDAAVALAAQRHSAELRG; encoded by the coding sequence GTGCGTGTTCCGCTGTCCTGGCTCGCCGAGCACATCGGCGACGTCGAGGTCCCGCCTGCCGACGAGACCGCCGAGGCGTTCGTGCGCGTCGGATTGGAGATCGAGGACGTCCACGAGCCACCGGAGCTGACCGGCCCGATCGTGGTCGGGCGGGTGCTGGAGTTCGAGGTCCTCGACGGGCTCAAGAAGCCCATCCGGTGGTGCCAGGTCGACGTCGGCGAGAACGTGCGCGGCATCATCTGCGGCGCGGCCAACTTCGCGGCGGGCGACCTCGTCGTCGTTGCGCTGCCGGGGGCCGTGCTGCCCGGGCCGTTCCCGATCTCCTCGCGCAAGACCTACGGCCACGTGTCGGACGGCATGATCGCCTCCGCCCGCGAGCTCGGCCTCGGCTCCGACCACGCCGGCATCATGGTGCTCCCGCCCGGCACCGCCGAGCCCGGCGACGACGCGCTGCCGCTGCTGGGGCGCGACGACCCGGTCGTCGAGCTGGCCATCACCCCCGACCGCGGCTACTGCTTCTCCGTTCGCGGGCTCGCCCGCGAGCTGGCCGGCTCCCTCGACGTCGACTTCGCCGACCCCGCCGCCCGCGTCGACGTGCCGGCCGCCGACGGCGACGCCTGGCCGGTGGAGCTTCCGGACCCGGGGTGCGCCCGGTTCGTCGCCCGCCGCGTCGACGGCGTCGACCCCGCCGCGCCGTCGCCGTGGTGGATGCAGCGCAGGCTCCTCGCCGCCGGGATGCGCCCGATCTCGCTCATCGTCGACGTCACCAACTACGTGATGCTCGAGCTCGGCCAGCCCCTGCACGCCTACGACGCCGGCCGGGTGTCCGGCCCGATCGTCGTGCGCCGGGCGCAGGCGGGGGAGAAGCTCGTCACGCTCGACGACGTCGAGCGCACCCTGGACCCCGACGACCTGCTCATCACCGACGACTCCGGGCCCATCGGGCTCGCCGGGGTCATGGGTGGGGCGTCGACCGAGATCGCCACGGCCGGAGGCCGGTCCGACGGCACAGCCCCCGGCGAGGACGGGCGCATCGACGTCCTCATCGAGGCCGCCCACTTCCAGCAGGCCGTGATCGCGCGCGCCGCCCGCAGGCACAAGCTGCCGTCGGAGGCGTCGAAGCGGTTCGAGCGGGTGGTCGACCCGCAGCTGCCACCGGTCGCCGCCGAGCGGGCCGCGCAGCTGCTCGTCGAGCACGGGGGCGGCACCCTCGCGCCGGGCCGCACCGACGCCGGCGCGGCACCGCAGGCCGCGCCCGTGCGGATGCCGATCGACCTGCCCGACCAGGTCGCAGGCCTCACCTACGCGCCCGGGGCCACCGTCCGGCGGCTCGCCCAGATCGGCTGCGCCGTCGACCTCGTCACCGGTGACGACGGCCGCGCCCGCGTCGTCGCACTCCCGCCGTCGTGGCGGCCGGACCTCACGCAGCCCGCCGACCTGGTGGAGGAGGTGCTGCGACTGGAGGGTTACGACGCGATCCCCTCGGTGCTGCCCCCCGCGCCCGCCGGGCGCGGGCACACGCCGGGCCAGGAGCGCCGCCGCGCCGTGTCGCGGGCCCTCGCCGAGGCCGGGTACGTCGAGGTGGAGCCGTTCCCGTTCGTCGGGCCCGCCGCCTGGGACGCCTTCGGGCTGCCGGCCGACGACGTGCGCCGCCGCACCGTGCACGTGCTCAACCCCCTGGACGCCGAGCGCGCCGAGCTCGCCACCACCCTGCTGCCCGGGCTGCTGGACACGCTGGTGCGCAACCGCTCCCGCGGCACGGGAGACCTCGCCCTGTTCCACGTCGGGCAGGTCGTGCTGCCGCACGCCGAGCCGAAGCCGATGCCGGACCCGGACGTCAGCGGACGCCCGTCCGACGCCGAGCTGGCGCAGATCGAGGCCGCCCTGCCGGTGCAGCCGCTGCACGTCGCAGCGGTGCTCGCGGGCGAGCGCGAGCAGCGCGGCTGGTGGGGTCCTGGACGCGCGGCCGGGTGGGCCGACGCCGTGCAGGCCGCGCGGCTCGTCGGGCAGGCGGCGGGCGTCGAGCTGCGGGTCACCGCGGCCACGCTCCCGCCGTTCCACCCCGGCCGGTGCGCAGCCCTGCGCGTCGGCGACTGGGTCGTGGGGCACGCGGGCGAGCTGCACCCGAAGGTCGTGGAGGCACTCGGGCTGCCGGAGCGCACCTGCGCCATGGAGCTGGACCTCGACGCGATCCCGCTGACGGACCGCAGGCCCGCGCCGAAGGTGTCGCCGTACCCGCCGATCGCGGTCGACGTCGCCCTGGTGACCGACGCCGCGGTGCCCGCCGCTGACGTCGCCGACACCTTGCACGACGGCGGCGGCGACCTCCTGGAGGACGTCCGCCTCTTCGACGTCTACACCGGCGAGCAGGTCGGCGCCGGGCGCCGGTCGCTGGCGTTCACGCTCCGGTTCCGCGCCCCGGATCGCACCCTCACCAGCGAGGAGGCCAACGAGGCCCGCGACGCGGCGGTCGCGCTGGCGGCGCAGCGGCACTCGGCGGAGCTGCGCGGCTAG
- a CDS encoding DNA alkylation repair protein, whose translation MHQIVERLRADLAAQADPSAAVEMQRYMKSAMPFRGVAKPARERLLKTAVTAHPLADPGELASVVRELWDGAEFREERYLALSLTGHRRHLPWLDPSWVPLLRHWIVTGAWWDFTDEIASRRIGPLLRAHPDELLPVVRTWITEPDRWLRRTSVICQLHAAGSTDIALLTDAIEANISDPDFFLRKGIGWALRQHARIDPDWVRAFVDGHPGLSPLSRREAMRHLGG comes from the coding sequence GTGCACCAGATCGTCGAGCGGCTGCGGGCCGATCTCGCCGCGCAGGCGGACCCGTCCGCGGCCGTGGAGATGCAGCGCTACATGAAGTCGGCGATGCCGTTCCGCGGGGTCGCGAAGCCGGCACGCGAGCGGTTGCTCAAGACCGCGGTCACCGCGCATCCGCTCGCCGACCCCGGGGAGCTGGCCTCCGTCGTGCGGGAGCTGTGGGACGGCGCCGAGTTCCGGGAGGAGCGCTACCTCGCCCTCTCGCTCACCGGCCACCGCCGGCACCTGCCGTGGCTCGACCCCTCGTGGGTGCCACTGCTGCGGCACTGGATCGTCACGGGCGCGTGGTGGGACTTCACCGACGAGATCGCGAGCCGCCGGATCGGGCCGCTGCTGCGGGCACACCCCGACGAGCTGCTGCCCGTGGTCCGCACGTGGATCACCGAGCCGGACCGCTGGCTGCGCCGCACGTCCGTCATCTGCCAGCTCCATGCGGCGGGGTCCACCGACATCGCGCTGCTCACCGATGCGATCGAAGCCAACATCTCCGACCCCGACTTCTTCCTCCGCAAGGGCATCGGATGGGCCCTGCGCCAGCACGCCCGGATCGACCCGGACTGGGTCCGCGCGTTCGTCGACGGCCACCCCGGGCTCTCGCCGCTCTCGCGCCGCGAGGCCATGCGCCACCTCGGCGGCTGA
- a CDS encoding FadR/GntR family transcriptional regulator, which produces MTDERAYRPGYQIAAERILEHIRAAGLSPGDRLPTEKQLAAELGVSHTVAREAVKLLCARGHLTVRKRAGIFVARPDDRLPPEIWGSLLVENLEHVEMLFECRRTIEGQTAALASQRATPVQVRALREFAERTVAAAESDDQAAFIEADEEFHRALAEAAHNTFLASIVETISALKLRVLTVGLGTEPGTGMRRGAAEHQAIAAAVADGATEAAESAMHVHVDRALAGYRAEVQRNLFAATTPAPPG; this is translated from the coding sequence GTGACCGATGAGCGGGCGTACCGCCCGGGCTACCAGATCGCCGCGGAGCGGATACTCGAGCACATCCGCGCGGCCGGCCTGAGCCCTGGCGACCGGCTGCCGACCGAGAAGCAGCTCGCCGCCGAGCTCGGGGTGAGTCACACGGTGGCACGCGAGGCCGTCAAGCTGCTGTGCGCGCGCGGTCACCTCACCGTGCGCAAGCGCGCGGGGATCTTCGTGGCACGCCCGGACGACCGGCTACCGCCGGAGATCTGGGGCAGCCTGCTCGTCGAGAACCTCGAACACGTCGAGATGCTGTTCGAGTGCCGTCGGACGATCGAGGGGCAGACGGCGGCGCTGGCCAGCCAGCGGGCCACCCCCGTACAAGTCCGCGCGCTGCGGGAGTTCGCCGAGCGCACGGTCGCCGCCGCCGAGTCCGACGACCAGGCCGCGTTCATCGAGGCGGACGAGGAGTTCCACCGGGCCCTCGCGGAGGCCGCGCACAACACGTTCCTGGCCTCCATCGTGGAGACGATCTCCGCACTCAAACTCAGGGTCCTGACCGTCGGGCTCGGCACCGAACCCGGCACCGGGATGCGTCGAGGCGCCGCCGAGCACCAGGCCATCGCCGCCGCCGTCGCCGACGGGGCCACCGAGGCGGCGGAGTCGGCGATGCACGTCCACGTGGACAGGGCACTGGCCGGATACCGCGCGGAGGTGCAACGCAACCTCTTCGCCGCCACCACCCCCGCACCTCCGGGCTGA
- a CDS encoding mandelate racemase/muconate lactonizing enzyme family protein produces MVAVTGVTTRVFQVPLQRPIGDANDPVGRSRATVMAVQLETDEGLTGLSLGNPGSRQTVVEFAEMLVGEDPAGVRGLWQRMADRAFKGGVEGIVKEAICHLDVALWDLKAKANGEPLWKTLGASSGQVLAYASGIDLPLSDEEITAFYGRMADLGITLGKLKVGRDLEADLRRIELMRQALSKDGRTARLAIDANEYWSPKEAVRYVREVEKTFDLEWCEEPTRRWDVRGLRAVSRQIATAVATGENLNGTWDFLPLVHGEAVDIVQVGQYTSGITGALQVAELAAAYELPVATMNCPGDFMAHIGTVMPLHLGVELVWPGWEAIVDNHQVVADGWITLSDRPGHGLELRADAERYEVDELPFGAMVSTQGRRRRHSWSDHVEPGSPAAGAVAGRA; encoded by the coding sequence GTGGTTGCCGTCACCGGCGTGACGACCAGAGTGTTCCAGGTTCCCCTGCAGCGCCCGATCGGCGACGCCAACGATCCCGTGGGACGCAGCCGTGCCACGGTCATGGCGGTGCAGCTGGAGACCGACGAGGGCCTCACCGGCCTCAGCCTCGGGAACCCGGGGTCCCGGCAGACGGTCGTCGAGTTCGCGGAGATGCTCGTGGGGGAGGACCCCGCAGGTGTCCGCGGGCTCTGGCAGCGGATGGCCGACCGCGCCTTCAAGGGCGGCGTCGAGGGGATCGTCAAGGAGGCGATCTGCCACCTCGACGTCGCACTGTGGGACCTCAAGGCCAAGGCGAACGGCGAGCCGCTGTGGAAGACCCTCGGCGCCTCGTCCGGCCAGGTCCTGGCCTACGCGAGCGGGATCGACCTGCCGCTGTCGGACGAGGAGATCACCGCGTTCTACGGGCGGATGGCCGACCTCGGGATCACCTTGGGCAAGCTGAAGGTGGGCCGCGACCTCGAGGCCGACCTCCGGCGGATCGAGCTGATGCGCCAGGCCCTGAGCAAGGACGGGCGCACGGCCCGGCTCGCCATCGACGCCAACGAGTACTGGTCGCCGAAGGAGGCCGTGCGGTACGTCCGCGAGGTCGAGAAGACCTTCGACCTGGAGTGGTGCGAGGAACCGACGCGACGGTGGGACGTGCGCGGCCTCCGCGCCGTGTCCCGCCAGATCGCCACCGCCGTCGCCACGGGCGAGAACCTGAACGGCACGTGGGACTTCCTCCCCCTGGTCCACGGCGAGGCCGTCGACATCGTGCAGGTGGGCCAGTACACGAGCGGCATCACCGGGGCGCTGCAGGTCGCGGAGCTCGCGGCGGCCTACGAGCTGCCGGTGGCGACCATGAACTGCCCCGGCGACTTCATGGCGCACATCGGCACGGTCATGCCGCTGCACCTCGGCGTCGAGCTGGTCTGGCCGGGGTGGGAAGCGATCGTCGACAACCACCAGGTCGTCGCCGACGGCTGGATCACCCTGAGCGACCGGCCCGGCCACGGCCTGGAGCTGCGCGCGGACGCCGAGCGGTACGAGGTGGACGAGCTGCCCTTCGGGGCGATGGTGTCGACGCAGGGGCGCCGCCGCAGGCACTCCTGGTCCGACCACGTCGAACCGGGTTCGCCGGCCGCGGGCGCGGTGGCGGGGAGGGCGTGA
- a CDS encoding ABC transporter substrate-binding protein, producing the protein MTLSTSRISRRTLLRGAGLAAAGTALSACIPGPGTGSPGSSGGSQKLRLRYWAWVDDPTSRVLNDLADRFNENHPSIEVDVELMPASAVYERLLAAINAGDPPDASAIHVNNVADVAAMGALHPLDQYFDALPDKDDFVPTAVLGSRLGDESAPLHTMPWYGLVSYLYYRPDWFRAAGLPEPRTTDDFVAACRAITDPAAGRYGYGLRGATHGHIHYFIWLATLGGLEAVRGQDGGPVFHQPERIAGTDWFLDLARRHEVVPPTASGDGFEQLMNNMKAGVTGTAIHHVKSSETLVSTLGAENIRAVPMPVGPSGQRWTEFGPSMNAVYAGGQDPDAAWEWVSYLASPEAMRIFCTEDGGLPVRQSVGADPYFQENPFAKVSIDSLPDAYLIPFTERAGYARLAEQTWPQLTQPALSGEMPSAEFAGRLAEDVR; encoded by the coding sequence ATGACTCTCTCCACATCGAGGATCAGCCGGCGGACCCTGCTGCGCGGAGCGGGACTCGCGGCGGCGGGAACCGCGCTGAGCGCCTGCATCCCCGGGCCGGGAACGGGCAGCCCGGGCTCCTCCGGCGGATCGCAGAAGCTGCGCCTGCGCTACTGGGCGTGGGTCGACGACCCGACGTCGCGGGTGCTGAACGACCTGGCCGACCGGTTCAACGAGAACCACCCGTCGATCGAGGTCGACGTGGAGCTGATGCCGGCGAGCGCCGTGTACGAGCGGCTGCTCGCCGCGATCAACGCGGGCGACCCGCCGGACGCATCGGCGATCCACGTCAACAACGTCGCCGACGTCGCCGCGATGGGTGCGCTGCACCCGCTCGACCAGTACTTCGACGCGCTGCCGGACAAGGACGACTTCGTCCCCACCGCGGTGCTGGGCTCCCGCCTCGGCGACGAGAGCGCCCCCTTGCACACCATGCCCTGGTACGGCCTGGTGAGCTACCTGTACTACCGGCCCGACTGGTTCCGGGCCGCCGGGCTGCCCGAGCCGCGTACGACCGACGACTTCGTTGCGGCCTGCCGCGCGATCACCGACCCGGCCGCAGGCCGGTACGGGTACGGATTGCGTGGGGCCACGCACGGCCACATCCACTACTTCATCTGGCTGGCCACGCTGGGCGGCCTGGAAGCGGTGCGGGGCCAGGACGGCGGCCCGGTCTTCCACCAGCCCGAGCGAATCGCCGGCACCGACTGGTTCCTGGATCTCGCGCGCCGGCACGAGGTGGTGCCCCCCACCGCGTCCGGCGACGGGTTCGAGCAGCTGATGAACAACATGAAGGCCGGTGTCACCGGCACCGCCATCCACCACGTCAAGTCGTCGGAGACCCTCGTCTCGACGCTGGGCGCGGAGAACATCCGGGCGGTCCCGATGCCCGTGGGCCCGTCCGGGCAGCGGTGGACCGAGTTCGGCCCCAGCATGAACGCCGTCTACGCGGGCGGGCAGGACCCCGACGCCGCCTGGGAGTGGGTGTCCTACCTGGCCTCGCCCGAGGCGATGCGGATCTTCTGCACGGAGGACGGCGGGCTGCCGGTGCGTCAGTCGGTCGGCGCCGACCCGTACTTCCAGGAGAACCCGTTCGCGAAGGTGTCGATCGACAGCCTCCCCGATGCGTACCTCATCCCGTTCACCGAGCGCGCGGGCTACGCGCGGCTCGCCGAGCAGACCTGGCCGCAGCTCACCCAGCCGGCCCTGTCCGGGGAGATGCCCAGCGCGGAGTTCGCGGGCCGCCTCGCCGAGGATGTGCGGTAG
- a CDS encoding carbohydrate ABC transporter permease, translated as MSAGAPATAGVARRQAGTPPATPVRRARRRPRDLLLPYLLLLPACGVVALVVAFPIAQSIGYSLHHYNLREPDNVYFSGLDNYVRALTDEMFWRALRATAIWVGAVLPIQFVIGMAIAVLMNRAFPGRLVLRASVLLPWVVPSAVVALLWRWLLDGNLGVVNDLLIRIGLIDTGIPWLNDPSTAMAVVVIAMTWHGMPFFALMLLAALQAVPAEMYEAAHLDGASALQRFRYITWPSIIDTIRTTTLLRIIWLANSIEIIWIMTAGGPNFATTTLPVVTFFEAVRGLDFGYASAVSVLLALILLVVVHLYVRQMRKDD; from the coding sequence GTGAGCGCTGGTGCACCTGCAACCGCCGGCGTCGCGCGACGCCAGGCAGGCACCCCACCGGCCACGCCGGTGCGGCGAGCCCGCCGCCGGCCCCGGGACCTCCTGCTCCCGTACCTGCTGCTGCTCCCGGCATGCGGCGTGGTGGCGCTGGTCGTGGCATTCCCGATCGCCCAGTCGATCGGCTACAGCCTGCACCACTACAACCTGCGCGAGCCGGACAACGTCTACTTCTCCGGCCTGGACAACTACGTCCGGGCGCTGACCGACGAGATGTTCTGGCGCGCGTTGCGGGCCACCGCGATCTGGGTCGGTGCGGTGCTGCCGATCCAGTTCGTGATCGGCATGGCGATCGCGGTGCTGATGAACCGGGCGTTCCCCGGCCGCCTCGTGCTGCGTGCGTCCGTCCTGTTGCCGTGGGTGGTGCCCAGCGCCGTGGTGGCGCTGCTGTGGCGCTGGCTCCTCGACGGCAACCTCGGCGTCGTCAACGACCTGCTGATCCGGATCGGTCTCATCGACACGGGCATCCCGTGGCTGAACGACCCGAGCACGGCCATGGCCGTCGTCGTGATCGCGATGACCTGGCACGGGATGCCGTTCTTCGCGCTGATGCTGCTGGCGGCCCTGCAGGCGGTGCCTGCGGAGATGTACGAGGCGGCCCACCTGGACGGTGCGTCGGCCCTCCAGCGGTTCCGCTACATCACCTGGCCCAGCATCATCGACACGATCCGCACGACGACGCTCCTGCGGATCATCTGGCTCGCGAACTCGATCGAGATCATCTGGATCATGACGGCCGGTGGGCCGAACTTCGCGACGACCACCCTGCCGGTGGTCACCTTCTTCGAGGCCGTGCGCGGGCTCGACTTCGGGTACGCGTCGGCGGTCAGCGTGCTGCTCGCGCTGATCCTGCTGGTCGTCGTGCACCTCTACGTCCGGCAGATGCGGAAGGACGACTGA
- a CDS encoding carbohydrate ABC transporter permease, which produces MATALPVAARRRRSVFVIWLLAVPVILLSLGPFLWLLKTSVMPEARIFVRPLEYLPSQVTLENFVMLFERMNFFGYFANSFIVAIGSTVLGLIISMSSSYAFARFRFRGRRFFMTLFLVIPMFPTVLILIPIYDIMRVTGLLNTYASLIVAYSSFTIPFAVWMMTGYFAALPVEMEEAARVDGCSRLGAFVRVLLPTAVPGISATALYIFIVSWNEYTFAAMLAQDEAVRTLPVALQFFITEFTVNWGLLAAGGVIVSLPVILLFIVLQRQLIAGLTAGAVK; this is translated from the coding sequence ATGGCAACAGCTCTCCCGGTCGCCGCGCGCCGGCGCCGAAGCGTGTTCGTGATCTGGCTGCTGGCGGTCCCGGTCATCCTGCTGTCCCTCGGGCCGTTCCTGTGGCTGCTGAAGACGTCGGTCATGCCTGAAGCGCGCATCTTCGTCCGCCCGCTGGAGTACCTGCCGTCGCAGGTGACGCTCGAGAACTTCGTGATGCTGTTCGAGCGGATGAACTTCTTCGGCTACTTCGCCAACAGCTTCATCGTCGCGATCGGCAGCACCGTGCTCGGCCTGATCATCTCGATGTCGTCGAGCTATGCGTTCGCCCGGTTCCGCTTCCGCGGCCGGCGCTTCTTCATGACGCTGTTCCTCGTCATCCCGATGTTCCCGACGGTGCTGATCCTCATCCCGATCTACGACATCATGCGGGTGACCGGCCTGCTGAACACCTACGCGTCCTTGATCGTCGCGTACAGCTCCTTCACGATCCCGTTCGCGGTCTGGATGATGACCGGCTACTTCGCGGCCCTGCCGGTCGAGATGGAGGAGGCCGCCCGCGTGGACGGCTGCAGCCGGCTGGGCGCCTTCGTCCGGGTGCTGCTGCCGACGGCCGTTCCCGGGATCTCGGCGACGGCGCTCTACATCTTCATCGTCTCCTGGAACGAGTACACGTTCGCGGCGATGCTCGCGCAGGACGAGGCGGTACGGACGCTGCCGGTCGCGCTGCAGTTCTTCATCACCGAGTTCACGGTGAACTGGGGTCTGCTCGCCGCCGGTGGCGTGATCGTCTCGCTCCCGGTGATCCTGCTGTTCATCGTCCTGCAGCGGCAGCTGATCGCCGGCCTGACCGCAGGGGCCGTGAAGTAG
- a CDS encoding helix-turn-helix transcriptional regulator, translating into MANTSSRTLRLLSLLQTHRYWPGPELADRLGVSVRTLRRDIDRLRELGYPVEASRGVDGGYQLAPGAALPPLVLDDEEAVALAVGLQAASQGGVAGIAESSVRALAKVVQVMPPRLRRRVDALRAMTVPVTWGAAPATDPAVLTALAQACRDTERIEFGYRAANGERTDRHVEPLRLVSLGRRWYLVAYDLGRHDWRSFRADRIDAPRTTGARFLPRALPAEDAAAFVRASVDQRASGWDVELVVDAPIARVRALVERWGTVEDAGGGRCRLRMRVDSLDWPAMLLGALGADAEIVSPPELLDHVHGWAQTFRRLRIGNGAPAQAADPRPEITP; encoded by the coding sequence ATGGCGAACACGAGCTCACGGACACTGCGGTTGTTGTCCCTGCTGCAGACCCACCGGTACTGGCCGGGGCCGGAGCTGGCCGACCGGCTCGGCGTCTCGGTGCGCACGCTGCGGCGCGACATCGATCGGCTCCGGGAGCTCGGCTACCCGGTGGAGGCCAGCCGCGGCGTCGACGGCGGGTACCAGCTCGCCCCGGGCGCGGCGCTCCCCCCGCTCGTCCTGGACGACGAGGAGGCGGTCGCCCTCGCGGTCGGCCTGCAGGCCGCCTCACAGGGCGGCGTGGCCGGGATCGCCGAGTCGTCGGTGCGCGCGCTCGCCAAGGTGGTGCAGGTGATGCCGCCGCGGCTGCGACGGCGGGTGGACGCGCTGCGGGCAATGACCGTGCCCGTCACCTGGGGCGCCGCCCCGGCGACCGACCCGGCCGTCCTCACCGCCCTCGCGCAGGCGTGCCGCGACACCGAGCGGATCGAGTTCGGCTACCGCGCCGCAAACGGCGAGCGCACCGACCGGCACGTGGAACCGCTGCGGCTCGTGTCGCTCGGGCGGCGCTGGTACCTCGTGGCCTACGACCTGGGCCGGCACGACTGGCGCAGCTTCCGCGCCGACCGGATCGACGCGCCGCGGACGACCGGCGCCCGGTTCCTGCCCCGGGCGCTCCCTGCGGAGGACGCCGCCGCGTTCGTGCGGGCGTCGGTGGACCAGCGGGCCTCGGGGTGGGACGTCGAGCTGGTCGTCGACGCGCCGATCGCCCGCGTGCGGGCCCTGGTGGAGCGGTGGGGCACCGTCGAGGACGCAGGCGGCGGCCGGTGCCGACTGCGGATGCGGGTGGACTCGCTCGACTGGCCCGCGATGCTGCTCGGCGCGCTCGGCGCCGACGCGGAGATCGTCTCGCCGCCCGAGCTGCTCGACCACGTGCACGGCTGGGCGCAGACGTTCCGCCGGCTACGGATCGGGAACGGCGCGCCCGCGCAAGCCGCGGACCCGCGCCCCGAGATCACGCCATAG
- a CDS encoding DinB family protein translates to MTSTQEAPAMITTALTGERADILETLTAHRQFLRHTVQGLTDDEARQRTTASELTLGGLIKHVAEIEKGWVDFIVDGPEAMGGGVDWSEPSPELIESFKAGFQLLPDETLEGVLARYDEVARRTDELVATVDLDLSHPLPEAPWFPKGAHRSARRAFLHIVAETAQHAGHADIIRESLDGQKTMG, encoded by the coding sequence ATGACCAGCACCCAGGAGGCCCCCGCCATGATCACCACCGCGCTGACCGGCGAGCGTGCCGACATCCTCGAGACCCTCACGGCGCACCGCCAGTTCCTGCGTCACACCGTGCAGGGGCTCACCGACGACGAGGCCCGGCAGCGCACCACGGCGAGCGAGCTGACCCTGGGCGGGCTGATCAAGCACGTCGCCGAGATCGAGAAGGGATGGGTGGACTTCATCGTCGACGGGCCCGAGGCGATGGGCGGTGGGGTCGACTGGAGCGAGCCGTCGCCGGAGCTGATCGAGAGCTTCAAGGCCGGCTTCCAGTTGCTCCCGGACGAGACCCTGGAAGGCGTGCTCGCCCGCTACGACGAGGTCGCCCGGCGCACCGACGAGCTCGTCGCCACCGTTGACCTCGACCTGTCCCACCCGCTCCCCGAGGCGCCGTGGTTCCCGAAGGGCGCCCACCGGTCGGCGCGCCGGGCCTTCCTGCACATCGTGGCCGAGACGGCCCAGCACGCCGGGCACGCCGACATCATCCGGGAGTCCCTGGACGGCCAGAAGACGATGGGCTGA